A stretch of Myxococcus hansupus DNA encodes these proteins:
- a CDS encoding immunity 49 family protein: MRHDPLELAQENYGYQLQRALEAVEDGDSDADDLATITFSYRILGICALLRDMDGEYFTRALRKSGLARLHLLKQRSAQVPLPHHVLAISKDTGFTAALAAGDLDTATRIAELSPGAFIDGVEYEEDFLFFHFQQRLLSTPTNQVALQGILDRWIRVVEDEPTPYLCVCQALLEQDEAAFCSAFDAVLETRKERLRMYRKQLDFDQEFGATEGKVYLNGLALVRLAQAQKLAVPERPELIPRPAREASCPPLPEDAWLRP; encoded by the coding sequence ATGAGGCATGACCCGCTGGAGCTGGCACAGGAGAATTACGGCTACCAGCTTCAGCGCGCCCTCGAAGCGGTGGAGGACGGCGACTCCGACGCAGACGACCTGGCCACCATTACCTTCTCCTACCGCATCCTGGGAATCTGCGCCCTGCTGCGGGACATGGACGGGGAGTACTTCACCAGGGCACTGCGCAAGTCAGGTCTGGCCCGCTTGCATTTGCTGAAGCAGCGCTCCGCACAAGTCCCTCTCCCCCATCACGTGCTGGCCATCAGCAAGGACACCGGCTTCACCGCCGCTCTGGCCGCAGGGGACCTCGACACCGCGACTCGCATCGCCGAGCTCTCTCCTGGAGCATTCATCGACGGTGTTGAGTATGAGGAGGACTTCCTCTTCTTCCACTTCCAGCAGCGGCTGCTGAGCACGCCCACGAACCAGGTCGCGCTCCAGGGCATCCTCGACCGCTGGATTCGCGTGGTGGAAGACGAGCCGACCCCATACCTCTGTGTCTGCCAGGCACTGCTGGAACAAGACGAGGCCGCGTTCTGCTCCGCGTTCGACGCGGTGCTCGAGACGCGAAAAGAGCGACTTCGGATGTACCGGAAGCAGCTTGATTTCGACCAGGAGTTCGGAGCGACGGAAGGAAAAGTGTACCTCAATGGGCTCGCGCTGGTGCGGCTCGCACAGGCCCAGAAACTCGCAGTGCCCGAGCGGCCTGAGTTGATTCCGCGCCCGGCCCGCGAGGCGTCATGCCCCCCGTTGCCCGAGGATGCCTGGCTTCGCCCATGA
- a CDS encoding imm11 family protein, with translation MSHFIFRADATKPEYCQIWKYPSALSNFYKPTVGKPLGTEYPQGLSFQMAPEVSGVRIPDVIPNTLGYLLVSARMNDLLAQHATEPIEFLRFTLLNHKGRPASDECYIVNVLGTRPWGDMERSMGARITAPSGDQQFDRLRRLYLKGEEVDANVNLFRLTMMPRVILVREDLKALMEAQGMTGTAFFPLGTKVDIQ, from the coding sequence ATGAGCCATTTCATCTTCAGAGCTGACGCAACGAAGCCGGAGTACTGCCAGATCTGGAAGTACCCGAGCGCGCTGTCCAACTTCTACAAGCCCACCGTCGGCAAGCCTCTGGGCACCGAGTACCCGCAGGGACTCAGCTTCCAAATGGCGCCCGAGGTCTCGGGAGTCCGTATCCCAGATGTCATCCCCAACACGCTGGGATACCTGCTGGTGTCCGCCCGGATGAATGACCTGCTGGCCCAACACGCCACAGAGCCCATCGAGTTCCTTCGCTTCACGCTGCTCAACCACAAGGGACGCCCTGCCAGCGACGAGTGCTACATCGTCAACGTGCTCGGAACGCGCCCTTGGGGGGACATGGAGCGAAGCATGGGCGCAAGGATCACGGCACCCAGTGGCGACCAGCAATTCGACCGCCTGCGACGCCTCTACCTGAAGGGCGAGGAGGTGGACGCGAACGTCAACCTCTTCCGTCTCACCATGATGCCCCGGGTCATCCTGGTGAGGGAGGACCTCAAGGCATTGATGGAGGCGCAGGGGATGACGGGAACGGCCTTCTTCCCGTTGGGAACAAAGGTCGACATCCAATGA
- a CDS encoding type 2 lanthipeptide synthetase LanM family protein, whose translation MSQWVLGHFLEERLPSLRDVAASPPVDEARAKRRLERWRRQEPLSLDSIWAQRLRTSSVTEQELHTLLGEPAEALRERMGSAPPWMTDIERAYAGPPAEPLTWPQPTPPGAPLLALVEPLVHTAHARLLSALADEARKTPDAPFTPDRAAHMLLAPLPRLLLPLLGRALAVELHAAQLEDRLQGTTSEARFQDFVRQLRHRAVALDILGRYPVLARQAVERIASWEHASLELMQRLAQDAPALWRHFNGGEAPGRLVEVQGGLSDPHRGGRSVSVLRFESGLQLVYKPRPLAAEAAFQHLLAWLNARGLTPSLRTVEVLPRDDYGWMEFVRAAPCDSAEAVRRFHERQGGLIALLYAMDVIDMHYENLIAAGEHPVLVDLETLFHPYTLARSMREVESQPGTVLDGTVLKSGLLPQPIWRSRDGTEVDFSALGNSAPQLTPLGYLMPKEHGTDRLRFERRRLEIPAADNRPRHDGQSLAAAEHMEALSTGFTHMYRLLTEHRDALLASEGPLDAFAGAPTRVLFRDTTSYGALLHESLHPHALGDALDRQRFFDHLWLTVKERPYLETLIPLEQEELQRGDVPHFTTLPGSRDLWSGTGRHLPGFFDDTGLERARRRLEHLSPEDHLRQTALLRSTLDRVRLTNPPAAPRPSYAFREASEPAHPEALLAAARRISERVVALSFSGAGHSHWLSLDFMPSKELQLVQAGVDLYQGLPGIALALGYLGALTSDERLTHAARGAVRHLAWRLEEAPTQVRGIGILNGWGGILYALAHLGALWRDASLHELADALLDHVAPEVEQDEHLDLGAGSAGSILALLALCPSDKALRLARTCGERLVQRAQPQAHGVGWPAPSSGGQALCGLSHGTAGIALALLRLSSATGEARFRATALAALEYERSLYSPVARNWPDLRENTGTHGGGGGPSFMYGWCNGAPGIGLARVAGLPLLDDATVREEVSAAVSVTLERGFGSNHGLCHGDLGNALFLLEAARALRDDDLLHRTYRIAGGILQSLDAHGPLHGLPGSIETPGLMVGLSGIAYGLARLAAPEPLPDLLSVAPPGT comes from the coding sequence ATGTCGCAGTGGGTGCTGGGCCATTTCCTGGAGGAGCGGCTTCCGTCCTTGCGTGACGTGGCCGCGTCTCCCCCTGTCGACGAGGCCCGCGCGAAGCGCCGCCTGGAGCGCTGGCGCAGGCAAGAGCCGCTGTCACTTGACTCCATCTGGGCCCAGCGGCTGCGGACGTCGAGTGTCACGGAGCAGGAGTTGCACACCCTGCTCGGAGAGCCCGCCGAAGCCCTGCGTGAACGCATGGGCAGCGCTCCTCCCTGGATGACTGACATTGAACGCGCGTATGCCGGTCCACCCGCGGAGCCCCTGACGTGGCCACAGCCCACGCCACCGGGCGCGCCGCTCCTCGCGCTGGTGGAGCCGCTGGTTCACACGGCCCATGCACGACTCCTGTCCGCATTGGCCGACGAAGCGCGCAAGACGCCTGACGCACCCTTCACCCCTGACCGCGCTGCGCACATGCTGCTCGCGCCGCTGCCCCGGCTGCTGCTGCCGTTGCTGGGGCGCGCACTCGCAGTGGAGCTTCACGCGGCGCAACTCGAAGACAGGCTTCAGGGAACCACATCGGAAGCCCGCTTCCAGGACTTCGTCCGCCAGCTCCGCCACCGGGCGGTGGCGCTCGACATCCTCGGCCGCTACCCCGTGCTCGCGCGACAGGCCGTCGAACGCATCGCCTCTTGGGAACACGCGAGCCTGGAGCTGATGCAGCGGCTGGCCCAGGATGCCCCCGCGCTGTGGCGTCACTTCAACGGCGGCGAAGCACCCGGGAGGTTGGTGGAGGTACAAGGCGGCCTGTCCGACCCACATCGAGGTGGGCGGAGCGTGTCCGTGCTGCGCTTCGAGTCAGGACTCCAACTTGTGTACAAGCCCCGCCCGCTCGCCGCGGAGGCCGCGTTCCAGCACCTCCTCGCGTGGCTGAACGCGCGAGGACTCACACCTTCGCTGCGCACGGTGGAGGTCCTCCCCCGCGATGATTACGGGTGGATGGAGTTCGTTCGAGCCGCCCCCTGTGACTCGGCTGAAGCGGTGCGGCGCTTCCACGAGCGGCAGGGCGGCCTCATCGCACTGCTGTACGCGATGGACGTCATCGACATGCATTACGAGAACCTCATCGCGGCGGGCGAGCACCCCGTCCTGGTGGACCTGGAGACGCTCTTTCATCCGTACACGCTCGCCCGCTCGATGCGGGAGGTCGAGTCCCAGCCCGGCACGGTGCTGGATGGAACGGTGCTCAAGAGCGGGCTGTTGCCCCAGCCCATCTGGCGCTCGCGCGACGGCACGGAGGTGGACTTCAGCGCGCTGGGAAACAGCGCTCCCCAGCTCACGCCGCTGGGCTACCTCATGCCCAAGGAGCACGGCACGGACCGGCTGCGCTTCGAGCGACGGCGGCTGGAGATTCCCGCCGCGGACAATCGCCCTCGGCATGACGGCCAGTCGCTCGCCGCGGCCGAGCACATGGAAGCGCTCAGCACGGGCTTCACGCACATGTACCGGTTGCTGACCGAGCACCGCGACGCACTCCTCGCCTCTGAAGGCCCCCTGGATGCCTTCGCGGGCGCGCCCACGCGCGTGCTCTTCCGCGACACGACCAGCTACGGCGCCCTGCTCCACGAGAGCCTGCATCCCCACGCCCTGGGGGACGCACTGGACCGCCAGCGCTTCTTCGACCACCTCTGGCTCACGGTGAAGGAGCGCCCGTATCTGGAGACGCTCATCCCGCTGGAGCAGGAGGAGTTGCAGCGCGGTGACGTCCCGCATTTCACCACCCTGCCCGGCTCCCGCGATTTGTGGTCGGGCACGGGCCGGCACCTCCCAGGCTTCTTCGACGACACCGGCCTGGAGCGCGCGCGACGCAGACTGGAGCACCTGTCACCAGAGGACCACCTGAGACAGACCGCCCTGCTGCGGAGCACGTTGGACCGGGTCCGACTGACGAACCCACCCGCCGCGCCGCGCCCCTCCTATGCGTTCCGGGAAGCCTCCGAGCCGGCCCATCCCGAAGCACTCCTGGCGGCGGCACGGCGCATCAGCGAGCGGGTGGTGGCCCTGTCCTTCTCGGGAGCAGGCCATTCCCACTGGCTGTCGCTCGACTTCATGCCATCGAAGGAGCTGCAACTCGTCCAGGCCGGCGTGGACCTGTACCAGGGGCTCCCCGGCATCGCACTGGCACTGGGGTATCTCGGCGCGCTGACATCGGATGAACGGCTCACCCACGCCGCGCGTGGCGCCGTCCGTCACCTGGCCTGGAGACTGGAGGAAGCCCCCACGCAGGTGCGTGGAATCGGCATTCTCAATGGTTGGGGCGGCATCCTCTACGCCCTGGCGCATCTGGGCGCACTGTGGCGAGACGCGTCGCTGCACGAGCTGGCCGATGCGCTCCTCGACCATGTCGCGCCGGAAGTGGAACAGGACGAACACCTGGACCTGGGCGCGGGAAGCGCGGGCAGCATCCTCGCGCTCCTGGCGCTGTGTCCTTCAGACAAAGCGTTGCGTCTGGCGCGAACCTGCGGGGAACGGCTGGTCCAGCGAGCACAGCCCCAGGCACACGGCGTGGGTTGGCCCGCGCCATCCTCGGGAGGACAGGCCCTCTGCGGGTTGTCTCACGGAACAGCGGGCATCGCCCTGGCGCTGCTGCGGCTGTCCTCCGCCACGGGTGAAGCGAGGTTTCGCGCCACGGCCCTCGCCGCGCTGGAGTACGAGCGGAGCCTCTATTCGCCCGTGGCGCGAAACTGGCCCGACCTGCGCGAAAACACGGGCACGCACGGTGGTGGAGGCGGCCCGAGCTTCATGTACGGCTGGTGCAACGGCGCCCCGGGCATCGGGCTGGCGCGGGTGGCCGGGCTTCCGCTGCTCGATGATGCCACCGTGCGCGAGGAGGTCTCCGCGGCCGTCAGCGTCACGCTCGAAAGAGGCTTCGGCTCCAACCATGGCCTTTGTCACGGAGACCTGGGCAACGCCCTCTTCCTGTTGGAGGCGGCGCGTGCCCTGCGCGACGACGACCTCCTGCACCGCACGTATCGAATCGCCGGCGGCATCCTCCAAAGCCTCGACGCCCATGGCCCGCTCCACGGCCTGCCCGGAAGCATCGAGACGCCAGGGTTGATGGTGGGGCTCTCGGGCATCGCCTACGGCCTGGCGCGGCTCGCGGCCCCGGAGCCACTGCCAGACCTGCTGTCCGTGGCCCCACCCGGCACCTGA
- a CDS encoding AHH domain-containing protein produces the protein MSSKRHWPELPDEDKHPERDASTGCLYKHVIGHAKSSTYPACGYQYNSVEESKSVPRKRSLYELDPDAPLKGSWRIGPKQRLTASQRLKDKDFIKKTARGRTPKSGTKDAHKPVNPAEEKGAWNFDTGQNYQSELRPFKHEHHHILPEETVFDCLERPEERDILQTHIKYNINSRLNMIILPCTWDVAEVLGLPRHAGRHGKETAYAARCVTELNKFRAKFNQLQNEKCPDTKEAITAETKRQLERMQQELYWLLVKWGRAEAQAGRKAHINKLPATLTM, from the coding sequence ATGAGTTCCAAACGGCACTGGCCAGAACTCCCTGATGAGGACAAGCATCCGGAGCGCGATGCCTCCACGGGCTGCCTCTATAAGCACGTCATCGGGCACGCGAAGAGTTCGACCTACCCAGCCTGCGGCTACCAGTACAACAGCGTTGAGGAGTCGAAGAGCGTCCCTCGCAAACGATCCCTCTATGAACTGGACCCGGATGCCCCCCTCAAGGGCTCCTGGCGCATTGGCCCCAAACAGCGGCTGACCGCCTCGCAGCGGTTGAAGGACAAGGACTTCATCAAGAAGACGGCCCGGGGCCGCACGCCCAAGAGCGGCACGAAGGACGCCCACAAACCCGTCAATCCCGCGGAGGAGAAGGGCGCCTGGAACTTCGACACGGGGCAGAATTACCAGAGTGAGCTTCGCCCCTTCAAACATGAGCACCACCACATCCTGCCGGAGGAAACCGTCTTCGACTGCCTCGAACGGCCGGAGGAGCGGGACATTCTCCAGACTCACATCAAGTACAACATCAACTCACGGCTGAACATGATCATCCTCCCGTGCACCTGGGATGTGGCCGAAGTCCTGGGGCTTCCCAGACACGCGGGCCGGCACGGAAAGGAGACGGCCTACGCGGCACGCTGTGTGACTGAGTTGAACAAGTTTCGAGCCAAGTTCAACCAGCTTCAGAACGAAAAATGCCCGGACACCAAGGAGGCCATCACGGCGGAGACCAAGAGGCAGCTTGAGCGCATGCAGCAGGAACTGTATTGGCTCCTCGTGAAGTGGGGACGGGCCGAGGCGCAGGCGGGACGGAAAGCGCACATCAATAAATTGCCTGCCACCCTGACCATGTAG
- a CDS encoding S-methyl-5'-thioadenosine phosphorylase translates to MSSSTSPVIGIIGGSGLYQIDGLTDVEWKKVTSPFGEPSDALCFGTLEGQRIVFLPRHGRGHRLAPTDINFRANIDVLKRSGVTDLLSLSAVGGLREECPPGTFVVVDQFIDRTFAREKSFFGTGLVAHVSMAKPVCSRLGDAVMSACERVGVVARRGGTYLAMEGPQFSSMAESHMYRSWGCDVIGMTNMPEAKLAREAELCYATVAMVTDFDCWHSDHAAVTVDQVVSVLLGNASKAKGLVKNVVPLLGAHGGPCPHGCHQSLEHAIITGREAWDAGMVEKLSAVAGRVLRR, encoded by the coding sequence ATGTCCTCCTCCACCTCGCCCGTCATCGGCATCATTGGCGGCAGTGGCCTGTACCAGATTGACGGCCTGACGGACGTCGAGTGGAAGAAGGTGACGTCGCCCTTCGGCGAGCCTTCAGACGCGCTGTGCTTCGGCACGCTCGAGGGCCAACGCATCGTCTTCCTGCCGCGTCACGGCCGCGGGCACCGGCTGGCTCCCACGGACATCAACTTCCGCGCGAACATCGACGTGCTCAAGCGGAGCGGTGTGACGGATTTGCTCTCGCTCTCCGCGGTGGGGGGGCTGCGGGAGGAATGCCCGCCTGGCACCTTCGTCGTCGTGGACCAGTTCATCGACCGGACCTTCGCGCGGGAGAAGAGCTTCTTTGGCACAGGGCTCGTGGCCCACGTGTCGATGGCGAAGCCGGTGTGCTCGCGCCTGGGAGACGCGGTGATGTCCGCCTGCGAGCGCGTGGGCGTCGTCGCGCGCCGGGGTGGCACGTACCTGGCCATGGAGGGGCCACAGTTCTCCTCCATGGCGGAGAGCCACATGTACCGGAGCTGGGGCTGTGACGTCATCGGCATGACGAACATGCCGGAGGCCAAGCTCGCTCGGGAGGCGGAGCTCTGTTACGCGACCGTGGCCATGGTCACCGACTTCGACTGCTGGCACTCGGACCATGCGGCTGTCACCGTGGACCAGGTCGTCTCCGTCCTGCTGGGCAACGCGAGCAAGGCGAAGGGGCTGGTGAAGAACGTGGTGCCGCTGCTCGGCGCGCACGGGGGGCCCTGCCCGCACGGCTGCCACCAGTCGCTGGAGCACGCCATCATCACCGGACGGGAGGCCTGGGACGCGGGCATGGTGGAGAAGCTGTCCGCCGTGGCCGGACGGGTGCTGCGCCGATGA
- a CDS encoding FHA domain-containing protein, which translates to MPSVKQLRPFALATLEAFIDASGRVVLVQQPPEPVFQQVAMRLGEARTVGMAHRSRLVDRLLVMLRAFDALEVHFLRPEADGQEFSVGRIEGCALVVPDPSVSKHHATLRWNAATGDCSVRDVGSMNGTWVNASSLHQEQEQPLNDGDALAFGDAQFLYLRTETLHAHLRMASPGRE; encoded by the coding sequence ATGCCGTCCGTCAAGCAACTGCGCCCGTTCGCCCTGGCAACCCTGGAGGCCTTCATCGACGCCTCGGGTCGCGTCGTGCTGGTCCAGCAACCGCCCGAGCCCGTCTTCCAACAAGTGGCCATGCGGCTCGGCGAAGCACGCACCGTGGGCATGGCCCACCGCAGCCGGCTCGTGGACCGGTTGCTCGTGATGCTGCGGGCCTTCGATGCACTGGAAGTCCACTTCCTCCGGCCCGAGGCCGACGGGCAAGAGTTCTCCGTGGGGCGCATCGAAGGCTGCGCCCTCGTGGTCCCCGACCCATCCGTGTCCAAGCACCACGCGACGCTGCGGTGGAACGCGGCGACGGGGGACTGCTCGGTGCGTGACGTGGGCTCCATGAACGGCACCTGGGTCAACGCCTCGTCGCTGCACCAGGAGCAGGAGCAGCCGCTCAACGACGGTGACGCGCTGGCCTTCGGTGACGCTCAGTTCCTCTACCTGCGCACGGAGACGCTCCACGCACATCTGCGCATGGCCAGCCCTGGCCGGGAGTGA
- the mtnA gene encoding S-methyl-5-thioribose-1-phosphate isomerase translates to MKVHGSPMRSIWLAADGEAAEAIDQTRLPHALVTVRLATLDAAAHAIRSMQVRGAPLIGATAAYGVWLALRAEASDSALEHALTVLRGTRPTAVNLHWALDDMRTVLAPLPPPERVAAALQRAEAISDEDVAINRAIGAHGLKLLESAWERKGRQGRLEVLTHCNAGWLATVDFGTALSPIYQAHDAGIPVHVWVDETRPRNQGAQLTAWELGQHGVPHTVIADNVGGHLMQHGQVDLCIVGTDRTTAQGDVANKIGTYLKALAAKDTGVPFYVALPSPTIDWTLKDGVREIPIEQRDGTELSDVTGRLASGEVATVRITPEGSPAANYAFDVTPARLVTALITERGVCPASEAGLLSLFPERRGRGA, encoded by the coding sequence ATGAAGGTCCATGGCTCGCCGATGCGCTCCATCTGGCTCGCGGCTGACGGTGAGGCGGCGGAGGCCATCGACCAGACGCGGCTGCCACATGCGCTCGTCACGGTGCGGTTGGCGACGCTGGACGCCGCCGCCCATGCCATCCGGAGCATGCAGGTTCGGGGTGCCCCGCTCATTGGCGCCACCGCGGCCTACGGCGTCTGGCTCGCCCTGCGCGCGGAGGCTTCCGATAGCGCGCTGGAGCACGCGCTCACGGTGCTGCGCGGCACGCGTCCCACGGCCGTCAATCTGCACTGGGCGCTGGATGACATGCGGACGGTGCTCGCGCCGCTGCCGCCGCCGGAGCGCGTGGCCGCCGCGCTCCAACGCGCGGAAGCCATCAGCGACGAGGACGTGGCCATCAACCGCGCGATTGGCGCACACGGCCTGAAGCTCCTGGAATCGGCTTGGGAGCGCAAGGGACGTCAGGGGCGGTTGGAGGTGCTCACGCACTGCAACGCCGGTTGGCTGGCCACCGTCGATTTCGGTACCGCGCTTTCGCCCATCTATCAGGCGCACGACGCGGGCATCCCGGTCCACGTCTGGGTGGACGAGACGCGTCCTCGCAACCAGGGCGCGCAGCTCACCGCGTGGGAGCTGGGACAGCACGGTGTCCCGCACACCGTCATCGCCGACAACGTGGGCGGCCACCTGATGCAGCACGGGCAGGTGGACCTGTGCATCGTCGGCACGGACCGCACCACGGCCCAGGGCGACGTGGCGAACAAGATTGGCACTTACCTCAAGGCGCTGGCGGCGAAGGACACCGGCGTGCCGTTCTACGTGGCGTTGCCTTCGCCCACCATCGACTGGACGCTGAAGGACGGTGTCCGGGAGATTCCCATCGAGCAGCGTGACGGCACGGAGCTGAGCGACGTCACAGGCCGGCTGGCGTCGGGTGAGGTGGCCACGGTGCGGATTACGCCGGAGGGCAGCCCGGCCGCAAACTACGCCTTCGACGTGACGCCCGCGCGGCTGGTGACGGCGCTCATCACCGAGCGGGGCGTGTGTCCCGCCAGTGAAGCGGGCTTGCTGTCGCTCTTCCCTGAGCGGCGGGGGAGGGGCGCATGA
- a CDS encoding class II aldolase/adducin family protein yields the protein MSGAWEHLALREQMIATARRMNASSLNQGTSGNLSVRVADGFLLTPTGMDYDALVPEDLVLMRFDGSHEGRRSPSSEWQLHRDLLAARPEVGAVLHAHSMFCTTLACLHRDIPAFHYMVSAAGGTDVRCAPYATFGTAELAGHVLAALEGRKACLMANHGMVAVGADLAAAFKLAVEVETLAAMYWRALQVGEPVLLDGAEMARVLEKFKTYGQQPTLPSREG from the coding sequence ATGAGCGGCGCGTGGGAGCACCTCGCCTTGCGCGAGCAGATGATCGCCACTGCGCGGCGGATGAACGCGTCGTCGCTCAACCAGGGCACGTCCGGCAACCTGAGCGTGCGCGTGGCGGATGGCTTCCTGCTGACGCCCACGGGCATGGACTACGACGCGCTGGTGCCCGAGGACCTGGTCCTGATGCGCTTCGACGGCAGCCACGAGGGCCGGAGGAGTCCGTCCTCGGAGTGGCAGCTCCACCGGGACCTCCTAGCCGCGCGGCCGGAGGTGGGCGCGGTGCTGCACGCGCACTCCATGTTCTGCACCACGCTGGCCTGCTTGCACCGGGACATCCCCGCGTTCCACTACATGGTGTCCGCGGCGGGCGGGACGGACGTGCGCTGCGCGCCCTACGCCACCTTCGGCACGGCGGAGCTCGCGGGCCACGTGCTGGCGGCGCTGGAGGGCCGCAAGGCCTGCCTGATGGCCAACCACGGCATGGTGGCCGTGGGGGCGGACCTGGCGGCGGCATTCAAGCTGGCCGTCGAGGTGGAGACGCTGGCCGCCATGTACTGGCGAGCGCTCCAGGTGGGCGAGCCGGTGCTGCTGGACGGCGCCGAGATGGCGCGCGTCCTCGAGAAGTTCAAGACGTACGGCCAGCAGCCGACGCTTCCGTCGCGCGAAGGGTGA
- a CDS encoding alpha/beta hydrolase, with protein MLRLRRMLIIALATFGTCYLALCIAVFALQRSLLYPAPKGTPPLSTIKDFSRLPLSGGLYVDLFYLPAFPGAPTVVHFHGNGEEVLTQVGLGSLMEERGLGFLAVEYPGYGASPGKPTEEGIYEAAEAALRWLREQGVTVQQTVLSGRSLGTGVAVEMARRGHGARVMLVSPYTSIPDIGASAFPYLPVGLLARDRYDTASKAASVTLPVLIIHGEEDDLIPVAMGRKLGTLFPHAVVETVAGAGHNDVLEDLAKVYKHRMASFALGEP; from the coding sequence ATGCTTCGCCTGCGCCGCATGCTCATCATCGCACTCGCCACCTTCGGGACGTGTTACCTCGCGTTGTGCATTGCGGTGTTCGCGCTGCAACGCTCCTTGCTCTATCCGGCGCCGAAGGGCACGCCGCCGTTGTCGACCATCAAGGACTTCAGCCGCCTTCCCCTGAGCGGAGGCCTGTACGTGGACCTGTTCTATCTGCCGGCGTTTCCTGGCGCGCCCACGGTGGTGCACTTCCATGGGAATGGTGAAGAGGTCCTGACGCAAGTGGGGCTGGGGTCCTTGATGGAGGAGCGCGGCCTGGGCTTCCTGGCCGTCGAGTACCCGGGCTACGGCGCGTCACCCGGCAAGCCCACGGAGGAGGGCATCTACGAGGCCGCGGAGGCCGCGCTGCGCTGGCTGCGTGAGCAGGGCGTGACGGTGCAGCAGACCGTGCTCAGTGGCCGCAGCCTGGGCACGGGCGTGGCGGTGGAGATGGCGCGCCGAGGGCACGGCGCCCGGGTCATGCTGGTGAGTCCGTACACCTCCATCCCCGACATCGGCGCCTCGGCATTCCCCTACTTGCCCGTGGGCCTGCTCGCGCGTGACCGGTACGACACCGCGTCCAAGGCGGCCTCGGTGACGCTGCCCGTGCTCATCATCCATGGCGAGGAGGACGACCTCATTCCGGTGGCCATGGGCCGCAAGCTGGGGACGCTCTTCCCCCATGCCGTGGTCGAGACAGTGGCCGGGGCGGGGCACAACGATGTCCTCGAGGACCTTGCCAAGGTGTACAAACACCGCATGGCGTCATTCGCGCTCGGAGAGCCTTGA
- a CDS encoding metallophosphoesterase, with translation MGRLLILLIFNVGAWAVLRSLWPGLLQRWRLAVFASGTLLSLMPWAYSAVAGRHAQLPVGDASLRIFSVGWSVAIIMVVLIGGPLILLRRWLDRRAQKQATKVEPPANPPQVNLARRNLLTNAGRAVPLLAAGTSSVGLANGYTQFTVREVDIRLPGLPPAMDGFRIGQITDVHVGTFIDTRYLQDAVQAMNNAKVDLQVMTGDLIDDLDQLDGTMAALSECKARHGMLAILGNHEHWRGLEPILQAYADVEARGGPVRLLVDASHTFEHAGQTVRVVGVDYPMSGRSHRVKTQRMQASAEAGFRDVAPGEVVLCLTHHPDFFPLAAERGARLTLAGHTHGGQVAFLGVSAFWFAFKYMLGRYRQGDHQLYVSGGTGHWLPFRIGVPTEVTVLTLRATEASAAGRTS, from the coding sequence ATGGGCAGGCTGCTGATCCTCCTCATCTTCAACGTGGGTGCCTGGGCCGTGCTCCGGTCGCTGTGGCCCGGCCTCCTCCAGAGGTGGCGCCTGGCCGTCTTCGCGAGCGGAACGCTCCTGTCGCTGATGCCGTGGGCGTACTCCGCCGTGGCGGGCCGTCACGCGCAGCTCCCCGTGGGCGATGCGTCCCTGCGCATCTTCTCCGTGGGCTGGTCCGTCGCCATCATCATGGTGGTCCTCATCGGCGGCCCCCTGATTCTGCTGCGCCGCTGGCTGGACCGGCGCGCCCAGAAGCAGGCCACGAAGGTCGAACCCCCGGCCAATCCGCCCCAAGTGAACCTGGCGCGCCGCAACCTGCTGACGAACGCCGGCCGCGCGGTGCCGCTGCTGGCGGCTGGAACGAGCTCGGTGGGGCTCGCCAACGGCTACACCCAGTTCACCGTCCGCGAAGTCGACATCCGGTTGCCCGGCCTGCCGCCCGCGATGGACGGCTTCCGCATTGGCCAGATTACCGACGTCCACGTGGGCACCTTCATCGACACCCGCTACCTGCAGGACGCGGTGCAGGCGATGAACAACGCCAAGGTGGACCTCCAGGTGATGACGGGTGACCTCATCGACGACCTGGACCAGCTCGACGGCACCATGGCCGCGCTGTCGGAGTGCAAGGCGCGCCACGGCATGCTCGCCATCCTGGGCAACCACGAGCACTGGCGCGGCCTGGAGCCCATCCTCCAGGCCTACGCCGATGTCGAAGCGCGCGGCGGCCCCGTGCGCCTGCTGGTGGACGCGTCCCACACCTTCGAGCACGCCGGACAGACGGTGCGCGTGGTGGGTGTGGACTACCCCATGTCGGGGCGCAGCCACCGCGTGAAGACCCAGCGCATGCAGGCCTCCGCGGAGGCGGGCTTCCGGGACGTGGCACCGGGCGAGGTGGTGCTCTGCCTGACGCACCACCCGGACTTCTTCCCGCTCGCGGCCGAGCGCGGCGCTCGGCTGACGCTGGCGGGCCACACCCACGGCGGGCAGGTGGCCTTCCTGGGCGTCTCCGCCTTCTGGTTCGCCTTCAAGTACATGCTGGGCCGCTACCGGCAGGGGGACCACCAGCTCTACGTGTCGGGTGGCACCGGGCACTGGCTGCCCTTCCGAATCGGCGTTCCGACGGAGGTGACGGTCCTCACCCTTCGCGCGACGGAAGCGTCGGCTGCTGGCCGTACGTCTTGA